The Penicillium oxalicum strain HP7-1 chromosome V, whole genome shotgun sequence genomic interval CTTCGTTCATAATTGGCGAGGTCCATAATTTTGAGGATCAGCTCCGCCGGCAGGCCTTTCTTGAATAAATAGCTTTGAACAAGAGTGATGCTAGAAGAACCCGGCTGGTAGCCCATGTAAGCCTTGTTTTCCAAGGTGAGGAACTCATTTATGGGGACCTTCCCATAATGGTTTGGCTGCGGGAATGAAATCATGTCCCCACAATAACGCGTCGACGGTGTTTCCCATCGAAGCCAATGAGCCCGTCTAATGCGAGGGTGATGGAACTGGCTTTGAAATTGATTGTCGCCGATTCCAAAAAACAGTCGATGAGGATACGTGCTCACTTCTGAGAGTTGCCCCGTGCCCGTACATGTTCGCAAGGTGTACTGATAGAATCTGCTGTGACGATAATCTTTGCTCTCGCTTGCACCAGACATGCTATCCCAGAGTTCAGGGAGTACGTCAATAGTGTTAAGACAAATGTACGCTCGGAGAGCTTTGATACACACTTGGTCCCACCCCAAGACGGGAATCTGCTTTTGTCAGTGACCTTGACTTATCACCACTTGGGATGACTATTCCTGTGAACAAAACATCCGACATACTtagaggaggggaaagccTCTTCCAGAGGACCACACGAAGCCAAGGGCTGTTCTATTCGAAGCGAGGTTTTCAGGAGAATAGTGTGGCGTCGGTTGGTTTTGATACAAGGGATTACTAAGAGTTTGCGCTGCCAACTCACCTCGCATTGACATTCAGCATCTTGCCACCACTGCGCAAGCTCCACATCCGGTAGAGCACAGACACGGAGGAGAGTATCCATTTCGCCATACAAGAGCAGAGTTTTGACGATTTCAATGTTGAAGAACGCGTCGCTATTTTTTCGAAAAAACTCGTAGCATTCCCGCGGACCATGAGGCCGAAGAAAGGCAGCAACTCTTCTTTCCTCATCAGGAATGGGAGCGCAGCGGCACACCTTTTCAACTGTAGTGTTGCAGACGCCGCTTGGGCAATGCCCCTTGAACCCGTAGCCCCGCCATTTGCGTACAGTGGGAGCAATTTTCTGGGCTGTTGCCTGGCTAAGAAGAATATCGGAAGGCTCGACAGGgtcaaaagaagatggaTATTTCTGGCGCTCGCTGACAGAATGCTCCTCAATCGCCCCGACGAAGGCTTTGATAAAATATGTAAGCTGTTTACCTCGGCTCTCTGTGGCGCGAGGATGGAGGTTTGTGACTTTATCGCCTCTATGTTTGGTTGTGCCCCATGATAGATTGGAGGCCAGAATTCGCCAAGGTATGTTGTGAGACTGGTGGACCATAGTGATCAGGCCAACTACTGATCACAAATAGAGATGCAGAATGTCAATGTTGGTTAGGTGCCATGCCGAGATTACCTCGTGAGACTCGATCACGTGGCTGCCAACGGGTAAAACATCAGTCAGATTTGATCCACAAGTATCATTTGCTAGGCCGCTTCTCCGCAATTGAGTAACAACGCTGTTCCATCTGAACTACTACGTAGTGTCCAGAAGACCAGAGTCTGTGCCCAACTAGATCACTCACCACACTAAGAAGCGAGGAGAATGCAGGAGACAATTTTCAGGACCCAACGTCAAAGGCACTGGGTGCGCGCGGTCCTTAAAGGGAATCTAACACACGTCGAGTTTCCTGGCGATCATCTCGCACAAGCAACCAAACCCTCGCGTTACCTTGGCTCCAAATTTCAATGATTTGCTAGGATCTCTCTGCCTTGACACGGACCATagaaagatcaagaaatgCCTCACCTATCTGTTTGGCTAATGATTTAGATAGAATTGTTCACGAAATCACTCAACCTTTTCACGAAGCCGATAATGGTCCGGGCCGGATACAGGTATTCAGTGATGGCATTCCAAGGTATCTATAAAAATATTATCGAATAAGAAAGAAGCAACTCTTAAATTGACGTCTTTCCAGATTCTTGAAGGAGATGATGTATGGAACTGATCGTAAACCATCATGCAGATAGACATGCAGATTGAAATCAACTTCCCCGAACGATTGAGTAGACAGATCCAATCTCTTATTGCGACAATTATCATGAAACTAGACGCAAGAGGTACGAGTGAGAGGATAGGTGAGAGGGCATGTCTATACTTTTGCTTATCCAGAATGGCTTCACTAGGTTAGAGCCCTGATTATCCACCTACAAATACCGTGGCTATTTGGTGTGTGTGCAAGGCATAAAATTCCTATAATGTAGTCGCTATGATTGACCTTTTCAAACCGAACAGGGCCTCACATTCCAAAGAATATGTTGTGTATCTGATTCCGCGTACCTGAATAGTACACTTGCATTGACAAGAACAGAGAGCCACCTCGCAGTCTCTAGAATGAGGCTGCGAACTTGACCGCATTGGGAACATCGACAGCATAGGTCAGATGGGAAGGCCCAATGAGAATGCCGTTCTTGCAGATATCGTCGAGCGCGTGACAAGCAGTAAAGACCCGTGCAGGTGAGACACCCTTCATTGCTTGTCCTTTCACTGAGGTTTTTTTCCCGGTCATCAGTCATGAGCCTGCTACTTGGTACTCAAAGAGGGTGGGTTGTGTCTCTCTAAACTTACGTGGGTCTCCGAAGAGCAGAACGCTTGAGATCCATCCGGCGGTGGTAGTGTCAAGTTGATTAATCGCATTATGAACGATTTGACAGCCTTGAGAGTACCCTGACGCGATCAATTTGGTACCGGGGCATTGCGCCTTTGCCGCTTTAATCTGACGTGCCCTGTATATTCATGATTAGTTCCATGGGCTTTGGTACAATCTGCCAGGGTTATCACATGACATTCAACAAAACTTACATCTCGGCACTGCCACTGGGGTCTCCGCCAGCCAGATAACCTTGAACTGACGCAGAATAGCTGTTCACTCCTTGCACAGTGACTGATGCAGCACCGAACTGATCATCCATAGCATCAAACAGCGGAGGGCCAACCAAAACACCAACCTAAGTGTATGAAAACGATCAATGTCACGTTTGGGATCTGGGGGCTTTGAAGCACATACGTTGCCTGGCTCCGAGGTACCACGGGCAAAGATCACTGTATATTTCTTACAAGTTCCACCGAGCTCGTTGTAGGTGGTCTGAGCCCCAGTCAAAGCTGCTAGAACCTTGTCAAACTCGGTGATGACCGACGCACCGGTTGTGACGGTTGTATCGATCACAGGAATGTTGCTGAGGAGGATGCTCAAGAAGTTGTTGAACTCAGCCCCCCGCTCAACGAGACCAACATCCCTCCGTTCCTGAACTGGGACTGCAGAGACTGCAACTCCCAGAGACAGCACAGAAAGGTAGTGAAGGCCGAGTCTCATTGTGTGAGTGATTTCAGCTGTGCGAAATTCAGCGTGAATACACACAGAAGTCTCGCACCTATTGGGCCTCATCTTATAGTCCCTCTCTACAAATTCACATGTAACTGTCTATGGTGAATGCCCTCAAACACACCGAGGTCATTCCGTTCATCCGCATCTTTGCAGAAACCGCGCGGGCCAATTGTAAGAGCAGCTTTGGCGCCACGCGAGCGGAATCGACGAGTCTCGTCGTTGACTGTCACAATCTCCACTTTCCCCGCCAACCTTAAAACCCCCCCGCCATTCGTCTTACCAGGAAAGTGCGGGGAGGTTACTGACCTGTTCCTTGATGGAACGTCGGACGAATGTGACGAATTGGGGCGGTTCCGATTCCTGCAGCAAAGCTCGAATCCACCCAGTGGGCACAGGGGTAAGGTGATTCGCGTGTTCCATTCGCACTTGCCTAGCTGTCACCTAGGAACAGAAACTCTCGCGGGAGTACAACCTCCATCAAGTTAGAGGCCAAGGTCTGATTGTTGAACCAACAGAAAGCTAATCCCGCATACAACCGACACCGCTACGTATCTAGATCACTGCATCGCCTTAATTCTATACGGATT includes:
- a CDS encoding Cutinase produces the protein MRLGLHYLSVLSLGVAVSAVPVQERRDVGLVERGAEFNNFLSILLSNIPVIDTTVTTGASVITEFDKVLAALTGAQTTYNELGGTCKKYTVIFARGTSEPGNVGVLVGPPLFDAMDDQFGAASVTVQGVNSYSASVQGYLAGGDPSGSAEMARQIKAAKAQCPGTKLIASGYSQGCQIVHNAINQLDTTTAGWISSVLLFGDPLKGQAMKGVSPARVFTACHALDDICKNGILIGPSHLTYAVDVPNAVKFAASF